In the genome of Pseudomonas protegens, one region contains:
- a CDS encoding LysR family transcriptional regulator yields the protein MDRFNAMRVFTRIVELGGFARAADDLQMPRASVTILIKQLEAHLGVQLLHRTTRQVSPTLDGAAYYRRCLQLLADLEETEAAFSLTRHHPRGLLRIDMPVGIGRLMVIPALPEFSARYPLIELEIGLNDRPVDLIREGVDCALRGGPTLDDSLVARPLVQLQQVTCASPGYLRQRGIPRSLADLPGHQMVEYFSSVSGKRYGLEFFVDGQLRQLQLPKQVAVNSADGYLAACEAGYGLVQTPYYNVARQLQAGLLQEVLQDCPAPTLPLTALYPPQRHLSTRVRVLVDWLVELFARPGNLTSRP from the coding sequence ATGGATCGTTTCAACGCCATGCGCGTCTTCACCCGAATTGTCGAGCTCGGTGGCTTTGCCCGGGCCGCCGACGACCTGCAGATGCCCCGGGCCTCGGTGACCATCCTGATCAAGCAACTGGAAGCCCACCTGGGGGTGCAACTGCTGCACCGCACCACCCGCCAGGTCAGTCCGACCCTGGATGGCGCCGCCTATTACCGGCGCTGCCTGCAGCTGCTGGCGGACCTGGAGGAAACCGAGGCGGCGTTTTCCCTGACCCGGCACCATCCCCGGGGGCTGTTGCGCATCGACATGCCGGTGGGCATTGGTCGCCTGATGGTGATTCCGGCCTTGCCGGAGTTCTCTGCCCGCTACCCGTTGATCGAGCTGGAGATCGGCCTCAATGACCGTCCGGTGGACCTGATCCGCGAAGGCGTCGATTGCGCCTTGCGTGGCGGCCCGACGCTGGACGACAGCCTGGTGGCGCGGCCGCTGGTGCAATTGCAGCAGGTGACGTGCGCCAGTCCCGGCTACCTGCGCCAGCGGGGGATTCCACGGTCTCTGGCGGATCTGCCGGGGCATCAGATGGTGGAGTATTTCTCCAGTGTCAGCGGCAAGCGCTACGGCCTGGAGTTCTTCGTCGATGGCCAGTTGCGCCAGCTGCAGTTGCCCAAGCAGGTGGCGGTCAACAGCGCCGACGGTTACCTGGCGGCCTGCGAGGCCGGTTATGGGCTGGTGCAGACCCCGTACTACAACGTTGCCCGGCAGTTGCAGGCCGGCCTCCTGCAGGAGGTGCTGCAGGACTGCCCGGCGCCGACGCTGCCCTTGACCGCGCTGTATCCGCCCCAGCGCCATCTGTCGACCCGGGTGCGGGTGCTGGTCGACTGGTTGGTGGAGCTGTTCGCCCGCCCCGGCAATCTGACCTCGCGCCCCTGA
- a CDS encoding fe2+ zn2+ uptake regulation protein, with product MYNPQLPMDGTTVNNPPSLNAGAGVFGRSAERNSNERIKQLLKSFGLRTSLIRLKVIDALLTAAQSERSLGVRGIHSHLLELDIPLSFLSVREVLKRLCSEGVLTLNADKSYSLHQRAAAVLDGLS from the coding sequence ATGTACAACCCGCAACTGCCAATGGATGGCACCACCGTGAACAACCCGCCCTCGCTGAATGCCGGCGCCGGCGTCTTCGGCCGCAGCGCCGAACGCAACAGCAACGAACGCATCAAGCAACTGCTCAAGAGCTTTGGCCTGCGCACCAGCCTGATTCGCCTGAAAGTCATCGACGCCCTGCTCACCGCCGCCCAGAGCGAGCGCTCCCTGGGCGTGCGCGGCATCCACAGCCACTTGCTGGAACTGGACATACCGCTGTCGTTTCTCAGTGTTCGGGAAGTGTTGAAACGCCTGTGCAGCGAGGGCGTGCTGACCCTCAATGCGGACAAGAGCTACAGCCTGCACCAGCGGGCCGCAGCGGTGCTCGACGGCCTCTCCTGA
- a CDS encoding acylase — MIISRQFPHVALAAVLLSLAGGVQAQPHPQPQPGPVQAEIRRTSFGVPHIRAADERGLGYGIGYAYAQDNLCLMANEVLTVNAERSRYFGPEGQTLEQRDNLASDVFFSWLNTPEAVAAFWQAQTPALRERMQGYVEGFNRQLLERRAQGLPEQCQGDWVRPLTSADLVKLTRRLLVEGGAGQFAEALAAATPPGAPAQAALSGKQWQLAAARQQGFALDRGSNAVAIGGERSFNGRGLLLANPHFPWIGGMRFYQMHLTIPGQLDVMGAALPGLPLINIGFNQHLAWTHTVDTSKHFTLYRLQLDPKEPTRYLLDGRSLPLQRQVVTVQGKGADGRLQPQSRTLYSSVFGPIVQWPGELDWDHQYAYSLRDANLDNSRVLAQWYAMNQAGSVSDLQDSVHRLQGIPWVNTLAVDDQGRALYMNQSVVPNVTQAKLAQCSDPRAGTRVIVLDGSRSACAWDIDPAAAQPGIFAASQLPQLARNDYLQHSNDSAWMVNPAAPLRGFSPVISQQDVPLKLRARFALDRLSRMPKAQVSDLQHMVTDDQVYLAGQVMPDLLQFCAQDLGPDAQRLAALCASLKSWDRSAGLQAGLGLVHFQGIMQPLLQSPDIWRVAFDPKDPQHTPRGLAISRPPVTQALREAMLASAQQVEQAGLGADVRWGDIQQVSQGGRPTPVPGGPESLGVYNAIQSVPGADGKREVVSGTSYLNVVSFDEQGPRALGVLAFSLSSDPASAHFRDQTEAFARHQWQVLPFTEAQIRADGQYQSQLIEEPRQDSQPLAK; from the coding sequence GTGATCATTTCCAGGCAGTTCCCGCATGTTGCCCTTGCCGCCGTGTTGCTGAGCCTCGCTGGTGGCGTTCAGGCCCAGCCCCATCCACAGCCCCAGCCCGGCCCGGTCCAGGCCGAGATCCGCCGCACCAGCTTTGGTGTGCCACATATCCGTGCCGCCGACGAGCGCGGACTGGGCTATGGCATCGGTTACGCCTATGCCCAGGACAATCTGTGCCTGATGGCCAATGAAGTGCTGACGGTCAACGCCGAGCGCTCGCGGTATTTCGGTCCCGAGGGCCAGACCCTGGAGCAGCGCGACAACCTGGCCAGCGATGTGTTTTTCAGCTGGCTGAATACCCCCGAGGCGGTGGCGGCTTTCTGGCAGGCGCAGACTCCGGCGCTGCGCGAGCGCATGCAGGGCTATGTCGAAGGCTTCAACCGCCAGTTGCTCGAGCGCCGCGCTCAGGGCTTGCCGGAGCAGTGTCAGGGCGATTGGGTGCGGCCGCTGACCAGCGCCGATCTGGTGAAGCTGACCCGGCGCCTGCTGGTCGAGGGCGGCGCCGGCCAGTTCGCCGAAGCCCTGGCCGCGGCCACGCCCCCGGGAGCCCCTGCCCAGGCGGCGCTGAGTGGCAAGCAGTGGCAACTGGCGGCGGCCCGGCAACAGGGGTTTGCCCTGGATCGGGGCAGCAACGCCGTGGCGATTGGCGGCGAGCGTTCGTTCAACGGTCGCGGCCTGCTGCTGGCCAATCCGCATTTTCCCTGGATCGGCGGCATGCGCTTCTATCAGATGCACCTGACCATTCCCGGCCAACTGGATGTGATGGGCGCCGCCTTGCCCGGTCTGCCCCTGATCAATATCGGCTTCAACCAGCACCTGGCCTGGACCCACACCGTGGATACCTCCAAGCACTTCACCCTGTACCGCCTGCAACTGGACCCCAAGGAGCCGACCCGCTACCTGCTGGACGGTCGCTCGCTGCCATTGCAGCGTCAGGTGGTGACGGTGCAGGGCAAGGGCGCGGACGGCCGCTTGCAACCCCAGTCGCGGACCCTCTACAGCTCGGTGTTTGGCCCCATCGTGCAATGGCCGGGGGAGTTGGACTGGGACCACCAGTACGCCTACAGCTTGCGCGACGCCAACCTCGACAACAGCCGGGTGCTGGCCCAGTGGTACGCGATGAACCAGGCCGGTAGCGTCAGCGATCTGCAAGACAGCGTGCACCGGTTGCAGGGCATTCCCTGGGTCAACACCCTGGCGGTGGATGACCAGGGCCGTGCGCTGTACATGAACCAGTCGGTGGTGCCCAACGTGACCCAGGCCAAGCTGGCGCAGTGCAGTGACCCGCGGGCCGGGACCCGGGTGATCGTTCTGGATGGCTCGCGCAGCGCCTGTGCCTGGGACATCGATCCGGCCGCGGCGCAGCCGGGGATCTTCGCCGCCAGCCAGTTGCCGCAGCTGGCGCGCAACGACTACCTGCAGCATTCCAATGACTCGGCCTGGATGGTCAACCCGGCGGCGCCGCTGCGGGGTTTCTCGCCGGTGATCAGCCAGCAGGACGTGCCGCTGAAGCTGCGCGCGCGTTTTGCCCTGGATCGCTTGAGCCGGATGCCCAAGGCCCAGGTCAGCGATCTGCAGCACATGGTCACGGACGATCAGGTGTACCTGGCCGGGCAGGTGATGCCGGACCTGCTGCAATTCTGCGCGCAGGACCTGGGGCCCGACGCCCAGCGACTGGCCGCGCTGTGCGCCAGCCTCAAGTCCTGGGACCGCAGCGCCGGATTGCAGGCGGGCCTGGGGCTCGTGCACTTCCAGGGCATCATGCAGCCGCTGTTGCAGAGTCCCGATATCTGGCGCGTAGCCTTCGATCCCAAGGACCCGCAGCACACGCCCCGTGGACTGGCCATCAGTCGTCCGCCGGTGACCCAGGCCCTGCGCGAGGCAATGCTGGCCTCGGCGCAGCAGGTGGAGCAGGCCGGGCTGGGCGCCGATGTGCGTTGGGGCGATATCCAGCAGGTGAGCCAGGGCGGACGGCCGACCCCGGTGCCCGGCGGTCCGGAAAGCCTGGGGGTGTACAACGCCATCCAGAGCGTGCCGGGGGCGGACGGCAAGCGCGAGGTGGTCAGCGGCACCAGCTACCTGAATGTGGTCAGCTTCGACGAGCAGGGCCCGCGGGCCCTGGGGGTGCTGGCGTTCTCCCTGTCCAGCGATCCGGCCTCGGCGCATTTTCGCGACCAGACCGAGGCGTTCGCCCGTCATCAGTGGCAGGTGCTGCCCTTTACCGAGGCGCAGATCCGCGCCGATGGCCAGTATCAGTCGCAACTGATCGAGGAGCCGCGACAGGATTCCCAGCCGTTGGCCAAGTAG